A genomic region of Zea mays cultivar B73 chromosome 6, Zm-B73-REFERENCE-NAM-5.0, whole genome shotgun sequence contains the following coding sequences:
- the LOC103630558 gene encoding ctenidin-1: MALKNSLAACPTATGKRTTLPAGLVTGAFPISTSPPRAATASATAMRHGTRLLCALALTLLCMATHFQGASCRGGGGGGRGGGGGGGGGGGGRGGGSGTGGGRSGRGRSGRPFLGGVGAGAAAGVGARTAAGGSHGHRSVAAGGAGGPGVWRVAGAGAALTAALLA, encoded by the coding sequence ATGGCGCTAAAAAACTCTCTCGCCGCCTGTCCTACCGCAACGGGCAAAAGGACGACTCTCCCAGCTGGCCTCGTGACGGGCGCTTTCCCCATCTCCACATCGCCGCCCCGCGCAGCTACCGCATCGGCGACGGCGATGAGACACGGGACGAGGCTGCTCTGCGCACTAGCGCTGACGCTGCTATGCATGGCCACCCACTTCCAGGGTGCATcctgccgcggcggcggcggtggcggtcgcggaggaggaggaggcggtggcggaggaggaggaggacgcggCGGCGGGTCAGGAACAGGTGGCGGCCGGTCGGGAAGAGGCCGCTCTGGTCGCCCGTTCCTCGGCGGGGTCGGTGCGGGAGCCGCCGCCGGCGTCGGCGCGAGGACGGCCGCAGGAGGATCGCACGGCCACCGCAGCGTCGCAGCGGGTGGCGCGGGCGGGCCAGGCGTGTGGAGGGTGGCCGGCGCCGGCGCGGCCCTCACCGCCGCGTTGCTCGCCTAG